A DNA window from Paenibacillus andongensis contains the following coding sequences:
- the mqnE gene encoding aminofutalosine synthase MqnE, with the protein MSVVTTDPVKRMAEITEKVENGRRLSMEDGLFLYESDDLLTIGQLANKVNTRLNGNKVYFVQNMSLYFTNVCEEHCAFCHFRRDEGEEGSYTLTPSQMLDYVAEHFNPEIKEFHISQGHNPHLPFEYYVDCIRQLKQAYPDVTIKAHTAAEIEFFSRISGLSFRDVLKTLMDAGLSTLPGGGAEILTERYRTKMKVEKASSEEWIDVHRNAHLLGMKTHATMLYGSIETKEERIRHMMLLRELQDETGGFLVFIPNSIQPASKNAGLKQRVPAWDELKTIAISRLMLDNFPHIKAYFINIGTKLTQLSFAFGASDAHGTIVKEKISHAAGALSPEGLTRDELVYLIKGAGRVPVERDTFYNEIRVY; encoded by the coding sequence ATGAGTGTTGTGACGACAGACCCGGTTAAACGGATGGCCGAAATTACTGAAAAAGTTGAGAACGGCAGGCGTCTATCTATGGAAGATGGGCTATTTTTGTATGAATCGGACGATTTGCTAACCATTGGTCAATTAGCTAACAAAGTGAATACGCGCTTGAACGGAAACAAGGTTTATTTTGTCCAAAATATGAGTTTGTACTTTACGAATGTGTGCGAGGAACATTGTGCTTTTTGTCATTTCCGCCGCGACGAAGGTGAAGAAGGCTCATACACACTGACACCTAGTCAAATGTTAGATTATGTAGCTGAACATTTTAATCCAGAAATTAAAGAATTTCATATTAGCCAAGGGCATAACCCGCATTTGCCTTTTGAATATTATGTGGATTGTATCCGCCAGCTGAAGCAAGCCTACCCTGACGTTACGATTAAAGCTCATACAGCAGCTGAAATAGAATTTTTCTCGCGTATCAGTGGTCTCAGCTTCCGCGATGTCCTGAAAACGCTAATGGATGCAGGTTTGTCCACTCTTCCTGGAGGAGGAGCCGAAATTCTGACTGAGCGCTACCGGACTAAAATGAAAGTAGAAAAAGCGTCCTCTGAGGAATGGATCGACGTACACCGTAACGCTCATTTGCTCGGTATGAAAACTCACGCAACGATGCTGTACGGCTCCATTGAAACGAAAGAAGAACGTATTCGTCATATGATGCTGCTGCGTGAGCTTCAAGATGAAACAGGCGGCTTCTTAGTATTCATTCCTAATTCCATTCAACCAGCAAGCAAAAACGCAGGCCTCAAGCAACGGGTACCAGCTTGGGATGAACTGAAAACCATTGCGATTAGTCGTTTGATGCTGGATAATTTCCCACATATTAAGGCTTATTTCATCAACATTGGTACGAAATTGACTCAGCTATCCTTCGCTTTCGGTGCTTCAGACGCACATGGTACGATTGTGAAAGAGAAGATTTCTCATGCTGCTGGAGCATTATCACCGGAAGGTCTTACACGTGATGAACTCGTTTATCTCATTAAAGGCGCAGGACGCGTTCCTGTTGAACGCGACACCTTTTATAATGAAATCAGAGTATATTAG
- a CDS encoding aspartyl-phosphate phosphatase Spo0E family protein: protein MIPVFVTEPQERLNIKIEQLRGQMVSLGTTYGFLHPEVQQCSRELDQLLLQYYAIGHNLKVYG from the coding sequence GTGATACCAGTATTCGTGACCGAACCACAGGAACGATTAAATATAAAAATAGAACAGCTTCGAGGCCAAATGGTTTCCTTAGGTACGACATACGGCTTCCTTCATCCTGAAGTGCAGCAATGCAGTCGAGAGCTCGATCAATTGCTGCTGCAATATTACGCTATAGGACATAACCTTAAAGTTTATGGATGA